In Candidatus Cohnella colombiensis, one DNA window encodes the following:
- a CDS encoding aldo/keto reductase, which yields MQTVTLNNGVKMPILGFGVYQIPDANECENAVYEALSAGYRLIDTAAGYLNEEAVGRAIKRSGVPREELFITTKIWIQDAGYESAKLSFEKSLKKLQLDYLDLYLIHQPFGDYYGTWRAMEELYREGKIKAIGVSNFMPDRLMDLIVHNEIVPTINQIETHPFYQQTESAAFLKEQDVQHQSWAPFAEGRNNMFGNEVLTSIAEKHNKSVAQVVLRWLVQREVVVIPKSVSKERIVENFNIFDFTLSADDMGQISTLDTRESLFLSYRDPEVAKMMGNWRVEL from the coding sequence ATGCAAACTGTAACTTTGAACAACGGTGTGAAAATGCCGATCCTAGGCTTCGGTGTCTACCAGATTCCCGATGCTAATGAGTGTGAGAACGCAGTGTACGAAGCGCTGTCAGCCGGTTACCGCTTAATCGACACCGCTGCCGGTTACCTTAATGAGGAAGCAGTCGGACGCGCGATCAAGCGCAGCGGTGTACCGCGTGAGGAGCTGTTCATAACAACTAAGATTTGGATTCAGGATGCCGGCTACGAGAGTGCAAAGCTTTCGTTTGAGAAATCTCTGAAGAAGCTGCAGCTCGACTATCTCGACCTGTACCTAATTCATCAGCCGTTCGGCGATTACTACGGCACTTGGCGCGCGATGGAAGAGCTTTACCGTGAAGGCAAAATCAAGGCCATCGGGGTCAGCAACTTCATGCCGGATCGTCTGATGGACCTCATTGTGCATAACGAAATCGTGCCCACCATCAACCAGATTGAAACGCACCCGTTCTACCAGCAGACAGAGAGTGCTGCTTTCTTGAAAGAGCAGGACGTGCAACACCAGTCATGGGCGCCGTTCGCTGAAGGTCGAAACAATATGTTCGGTAACGAAGTGCTGACCTCGATCGCGGAAAAACACAACAAATCCGTCGCCCAGGTCGTATTGCGCTGGCTTGTTCAACGAGAAGTTGTAGTCATTCCAAAATCGGTAAGCAAAGAGCGGATCGTCGAAAACTTCAACATTTTCGATTTTACGTTGAGCGCTGACGATATGGGACAAATCTCCACCCTCGATACGCGGGAGAGTCTCTTCTTATCGTACCGAGATCCGGAAGTCGCCAAGATGATGGGCAATTGGAGAGTCGAACTGTAA
- a CDS encoding MerR family transcriptional regulator, producing MHTVNEAAKITGLTEHAVRFYTDKGLVPSLQRNENNIRLFDDESINWLHGIKCLKQSGMPIDVIKMYIDLCLEGDSTIPQRYTLMMEHKEAALAKLEEAKQHVAHLEEKTALYQAILEHRSPDTTNPANWDRIQHMHGDVFYKALQRV from the coding sequence TTGCATACGGTCAACGAAGCCGCTAAGATCACAGGACTCACCGAGCATGCTGTGCGCTTTTATACGGATAAAGGATTGGTGCCAAGCCTACAGCGCAATGAGAATAATATTCGATTATTCGACGACGAATCGATCAACTGGCTACATGGCATCAAATGCCTCAAGCAATCCGGGATGCCGATTGATGTCATTAAAATGTATATCGATTTATGTCTCGAGGGGGATTCCACCATTCCTCAACGCTATACACTCATGATGGAGCATAAAGAAGCTGCGCTCGCTAAGCTCGAAGAGGCCAAACAGCACGTTGCCCATTTGGAAGAGAAGACAGCTCTGTACCAAGCCATTCTGGAGCACCGTTCTCCAGACACAACCAACCCCGCCAATTGGGATAGAATTCAGCATATGCATGGTGACGTATTTTATAAGGCTTTACAAAGAGTCTGA